In one window of Primulina tabacum isolate GXHZ01 chromosome 8, ASM2559414v2, whole genome shotgun sequence DNA:
- the LOC142553073 gene encoding E3 ubiquitin-protein ligase At1g12760-like — MSSDSNTSSPPAAVDSTPLLDDQTFRTRPRFLRRPPSLRGAARFLRRASSRSRVMREPSVRVREAAAEQIEERQSDWAYSKPIVILDLIWNLVFVTVSISVLIMTRYEMPSMPLRLWIVGYALQCILHMVCVWTEYKKRYSQRNSEGSDRGQFRYTRNFSNLSSGSDDAESGDYDTGRRQSDDDTSVAKHLESANTMFSFIWWIIGFYWVSAGGQSLTAESPQLYWLCITFLAFDVFFVVICVAVACVIGIAVCCCLPCIIAILYAVADQEGATKEDIERLPKYKFRKIGDFEKQNGEIQESFGGIMTECETDSPSEHVLPLEDAECCICLSSYDDGTELRELPCRHHFHTACIDKWLYMNATCPLCKFNILKNSNQSGSEEV, encoded by the exons ATGTCATCTGATAGCAACACTTCATCGCCTCCGGCGGCTGTGGATTCCACGCCGTTGCTCGATGACCAGACCTTCCGCACTCGCCCCCGCTTCCTCCGCCGTCCTCCAAGCCTCCGCGGCGCTGCTCGCTTCCTCCGGAGGGCCAGCAGCCGCAGCCGCGTCATGCGTGAGCCGTCCGTTCGTGTGCGTGAAGCTGCTGCCGAGCAAATCGAAGAACGGCAGAGCGATTGGGCTTACTCTAAGCCGATAGTGATATTGGACCTTATTTGGAACCTCGTTTTCGTGACTGTCTCGATTTCGGTGCTGATTATGACACGCTATGAGATGCCGTCGATGCCACTGAGGCTGTGGATTGTCGGCTACGCTCTGCAGTGCATTCTGCATATGGTGTGCGTCTGGACGGAGTATAAGAAGAGGTATTCGCAGCGGAATTCGGAGGGGAGTGATAGGGGGCAATTTAGGTATACTCGTAATTTCTCGAATTTGAGCTCCGGAAGTGATGATGCGGAGTCTGGTGATTACGATACTGGCCGCCGGCAAAGTGATGATGACACTAG TGTGGCTAAACATCTGGAGTCTGCAAATACCATGTTTTCATTCATTTGGTGGATAATTGGGTTCTATTGGGTTTCTGCGGGTGGGCAAAGCTTGACTGCTGAATCGCCTCAGCTTTACTG GCTTTGTATTACATTTTTGGCCTTTGATGTGTTCTTCGTTGTTATTTGTGTTGCTGTGGCATGTGTCATTGGAATTGCTGTTTGCTGCTGTCTACCCTGTATTATAGCAATCTTATATGCAGTAGCAGATCAG GAAGGAGCTACTAAAGAAGACATTGAGAGACTACCTAAATACAAATTCAGGAAAATTGGTGATTTTGAGAAGCAAAATGGAGAAATACAAGAATCATTTGGAGGGATAATGACTGAATGTGAAACTGATTCCCCCTCAGAGCACGTTCTTCCTCTAGAGGATGCG GAATGCTGTATTTGCCTAAGTTCCTATGACGATGGTACTGAACTGCGTGAACTCCCTTGTCGCCACCATTTTCACACAGCCTGCATCGACAAGTGGTTGTACATGAATGCCACCTGTCCTCTATGCAAGTTCAATATACTGAAAAACAGTAACCAAAGCGGCAGTGAAGAAGTATGA
- the LOC142553076 gene encoding homeobox-leucine zipper protein ANTHOCYANINLESS 2-like isoform X1 translates to MNFGDFLDNNSCGGGGARIAADIPYSDSTNIKTITLTSNINSMPTGAIAQPRVLSHSLAAKPVFNSSGLSLALETGAGASQGAVARMGETFEFGNVRKMRDEEHESRSGSDNMEGASGDEQDAADKPPRKKRYHRHTPQQIQELEGLFKECPHPDEKQRMELSKRLCLDSRQVKFWFQNRRTQMKTQLERHDNSLLRQENDKLRAENMSIRDAMRNPMCTNCGGPAIIGDISLEEQHLRIENARLKDELDRVCVLAGKFLGRPISSMTVSMVPPMPNSSLELGVGNNGFGVLNAVPSSLPLGSPDFCVGISNPFPSVPSAKASMNVAPIERSLERSMYLELALAAMDELVKMAQSDEPLWVRTLEGGREVLNHEEYLRTFTPCIGMKPTGFVSEASRETGLVIINSLALVETLMDSNKWAEMFPCIVARTTTLDVISNGMGGTRDGALQLVQAEIQVLSPLVPVREVNFLRFCKQHAEGVWAVVDVSIDTVGENSQMQNCRRLPSGCVVQDMPNGYSKVTWVEHTEYDESAVHQLYRTFISAGMGFGSQRWVATLQRQCECLAILMSSAAPSRDQAAVSGAGRRSMLKLAQRMTTNFCAGVCASTVHKWNKLRTESVGEDVRVMTRKSIDDPGEPPGIVLSASTSVWLPVSPQRLFDFLRNVGFRCEWDILSNGGPMQEMAHIAKGQDHGNCVSLLRASAINADQSNMLILQETCIDAAGSLVVYAPVDNPAMHVVLNGGDPAYVALLPSGFAIVAGRVNGSLLTVAFQILVNSLPSSKLTLESVETVNNLISCTVQKIKASLHCEP, encoded by the exons ATGAATTTTGGAGATTTTCTTGATAACAATTCTTGTGGTGGTGGCGGTGCAAGAATTGCCGCGGACATACCCTATAGCGACAGCACCAATATTAAAACCATCACTTTAACGAGCAATATCAACAGCATGCCCACTGGTGCCATTGCTCAGCCCCGCGTTCTGTCTCATTCTCTCGCCGCCAAGCCAGTGTTCAATTCTTCCGGCCTCTCTCTAGCCCTT GAAACAGGTGCCGGAGCTAGTCAAGGAGCGGTGGCGAGAATGGGGGAAACTTTTGAATTTGGTAATGTCAGGAAAATGAGAGATGAAGAGCACGAGAGTAGATCTGGGAGTGATAATATGGAGGGAGCCTCCGGAGATGAACAAGATGCCGCGGACAAACCGCCGAGGAAGAAAAGATACCACCGACACACTCCTCAACAAATCCAAGAACTTGAGGG TCTCTTCAAGGAGTGTCCTCACCCTGATGAAAAGCAAAGAATGGAGCTCAGCAAACGGCTTTGCTTGGATTCTAGACAAGTCAAGTTTTGGTTTCAGAATAGAAGAACTCAAATGAAG ACACAACTCGAACGCCATGACAATTCGCTGCTCAGGCAAGAGAACGACAAGCTCCGTGCCGAAAACATGTCGATAAGGGACGCAATGAGAAACCCAATGTGCACCAACTGTGGCGGTCCGGCTATAATTGGTGACATATCCCTGGAGGAGCAACACCTCAGAATCGAAAATGCTAGGCTAAAGGATGAACTGGATCGTGTATGTGTGCTTGCCGGAAAGTTTTTAGGCCGCCCCATTTCTTCTATGACTGTGTCCATGGTGCCGCCAATGCCTAATTCTAGTTTGGAACTTGGAGTTGGGAACAATGGTTTTGGTGTCTTAAATGCCGTACCTTCGTCGCTACCATTAGGCTCCCCTGATTTTTGTGTTGGGATTTCGAACCCTTTCCCTTCAGTGCCTTCAGCTAAAGCTAGTATGAATGTTGCCCCAATCGAAAGATCTTTGGAGAGATCAATGTACTTGGAGCTTGCTTTGGCTGCTATGGATGAATTGGTGAAAATGGCTCAATCAGATGAGCCCCTTTGGGTTAGAACATTGGAAGGTGGGAGGGAAGTGCTCAATCATGAAGAATATTTAAGAACTTTTACTCCTTGCATTGGCATGAAACCGACTGGTTTTGTATCTGAGGCCTCGAGAGAGACCGGTTTGGTGATCATAAACAGTTTGGCTCTAGTTGAGACGTTAATGGACTCG AACAAATGGGCAGAGATGTTTCCTTGTATAGTCGCCAGGACCACGACTTTGGATGTTATATCAAACGGTATGGGCGGAACAAGGGACGGTGCTCTTCAACTG GTGCAAGCTGAAATCCAAGTTCTGTCACCATTAGTTCCGGTTCGAGAGGTCAACTTTCTTCGGTTCTGCAAGCAACACGCCGAGGGTGTGTGGGCGGTTGTTGATGTTTCGATCGACACTGTCGGAGAAAATTCGCAGATGCAGAACTGCCGGAGACTTCCCTCTGGATGTGTGGTGCAGGATATGCCCAATGGCTATTCTAAG GTTACATGGGTGGAGCATACTGAATATGATGAGAGCGCAGTTCACCAGCTTTATCGGACTTTCATCAGCGCTGGGATGGGCTTTGGTTCGCAACGTTGGGTCGCCACCCTGCAACGCCAATGCGAGTGTCTCGCCATCCTCATGTCTTCCGCCGCCCCCTCTAGGGATCAAGCTG CAGTAAGTGGTGCGGGAAGGAGGAGCATGCTGAAGCTAGCACAGCGCATGACCACCAACTTCTGTGCTGGTGTGTGTGCTTCCACAGTTCACAAATGGAACAAACTTCGTACTGAAAGTGTGGGCGAAGATGTCCGAGTCATGACTCGGAAGAGCATCGATGACCCTGGTGAGCCACCTGGAATCGTGCTTAGTGCCTCGACTTCCGTGTGGCTGCCGGTGTCGCCTCAGAGACTGTTCGATTTCCTTAGAAATGTAGGGTTTAGGTGCGAGTGGGATATCCTCTCAAATGGTGGACCAATGCAAGAAATGGCTCACATTGCCAAAGGACAGGATCATGGCAACTGCGTTTCCCTTCTACGTGCAAGT GCAATAAACGCAGACCAGAGCAACATGTTGATACTCCAGGAGACATGCATAGACGCAGCGGGGTCGCTTGTGGTGTACGCGCCAGTGGACAACCCGGCAATGCACGTGGTGCTCAACGGTGGAGATCCTGCTTACGTGGCGCTGCTTCCCTCTGGGTTCGCCATCGTAGCCGGTAGAGTGAACGGGTCACTTCTGACCGTGGCATTTCAAATCTTGGTGAATAGCCTCCCCTCGTCCAAGCTCACCCTCGAGTCCGTGGAGACCGTCAATAATCTCATATCGTGCACAGTGCAGAAAATCAAGGCTTCCCTTCACTGCGAGCCTTGA
- the LOC142553076 gene encoding homeobox-leucine zipper protein ANTHOCYANINLESS 2-like isoform X2, giving the protein MNFGDFLDNNSCGGGGARIAADIPYSDSTNIKTITLTSNINSMPTGAIAQPRVLSHSLAAKPVFNSSGLSLALETGAGASQGAVARMGETFEFGNVRKMRDEEHESRSGSDNMEGASGDEQDAADKPPRKKRYHRHTPQQIQELEGLFKECPHPDEKQRMELSKRLCLDSRQVKFWFQNRRTQMKTQLERHDNSLLRQENDKLRAENMSIRDAMRNPMCTNCGGPAIIGDISLEEQHLRIENARLKDELDRVCVLAGKFLGRPISSMTVSMVPPMPNSSLELGVGNNGFGVLNAVPSSLPLGSPDFCVGISNPFPSVPSAKASMNVAPIERSLERSMYLELALAAMDELVKMAQSDEPLWVRTLEGGREVLNHEEYLRTFTPCIGMKPTGFVSEASRETGLVIINSLALVETLMDSNKWAEMFPCIVARTTTLDVISNGMGGTRDGALQLVQAEIQVLSPLVPVREVNFLRFCKQHAEGVWAVVDVSIDTVGENSQMQNCRRLPSGCVVQDMPNGYSKVTWVEHTEYDESAVHQLYRTFISAGMGFGSQRWVATLQRQCECLAILMSSAAPSRDQAVSGAGRRSMLKLAQRMTTNFCAGVCASTVHKWNKLRTESVGEDVRVMTRKSIDDPGEPPGIVLSASTSVWLPVSPQRLFDFLRNVGFRCEWDILSNGGPMQEMAHIAKGQDHGNCVSLLRASAINADQSNMLILQETCIDAAGSLVVYAPVDNPAMHVVLNGGDPAYVALLPSGFAIVAGRVNGSLLTVAFQILVNSLPSSKLTLESVETVNNLISCTVQKIKASLHCEP; this is encoded by the exons ATGAATTTTGGAGATTTTCTTGATAACAATTCTTGTGGTGGTGGCGGTGCAAGAATTGCCGCGGACATACCCTATAGCGACAGCACCAATATTAAAACCATCACTTTAACGAGCAATATCAACAGCATGCCCACTGGTGCCATTGCTCAGCCCCGCGTTCTGTCTCATTCTCTCGCCGCCAAGCCAGTGTTCAATTCTTCCGGCCTCTCTCTAGCCCTT GAAACAGGTGCCGGAGCTAGTCAAGGAGCGGTGGCGAGAATGGGGGAAACTTTTGAATTTGGTAATGTCAGGAAAATGAGAGATGAAGAGCACGAGAGTAGATCTGGGAGTGATAATATGGAGGGAGCCTCCGGAGATGAACAAGATGCCGCGGACAAACCGCCGAGGAAGAAAAGATACCACCGACACACTCCTCAACAAATCCAAGAACTTGAGGG TCTCTTCAAGGAGTGTCCTCACCCTGATGAAAAGCAAAGAATGGAGCTCAGCAAACGGCTTTGCTTGGATTCTAGACAAGTCAAGTTTTGGTTTCAGAATAGAAGAACTCAAATGAAG ACACAACTCGAACGCCATGACAATTCGCTGCTCAGGCAAGAGAACGACAAGCTCCGTGCCGAAAACATGTCGATAAGGGACGCAATGAGAAACCCAATGTGCACCAACTGTGGCGGTCCGGCTATAATTGGTGACATATCCCTGGAGGAGCAACACCTCAGAATCGAAAATGCTAGGCTAAAGGATGAACTGGATCGTGTATGTGTGCTTGCCGGAAAGTTTTTAGGCCGCCCCATTTCTTCTATGACTGTGTCCATGGTGCCGCCAATGCCTAATTCTAGTTTGGAACTTGGAGTTGGGAACAATGGTTTTGGTGTCTTAAATGCCGTACCTTCGTCGCTACCATTAGGCTCCCCTGATTTTTGTGTTGGGATTTCGAACCCTTTCCCTTCAGTGCCTTCAGCTAAAGCTAGTATGAATGTTGCCCCAATCGAAAGATCTTTGGAGAGATCAATGTACTTGGAGCTTGCTTTGGCTGCTATGGATGAATTGGTGAAAATGGCTCAATCAGATGAGCCCCTTTGGGTTAGAACATTGGAAGGTGGGAGGGAAGTGCTCAATCATGAAGAATATTTAAGAACTTTTACTCCTTGCATTGGCATGAAACCGACTGGTTTTGTATCTGAGGCCTCGAGAGAGACCGGTTTGGTGATCATAAACAGTTTGGCTCTAGTTGAGACGTTAATGGACTCG AACAAATGGGCAGAGATGTTTCCTTGTATAGTCGCCAGGACCACGACTTTGGATGTTATATCAAACGGTATGGGCGGAACAAGGGACGGTGCTCTTCAACTG GTGCAAGCTGAAATCCAAGTTCTGTCACCATTAGTTCCGGTTCGAGAGGTCAACTTTCTTCGGTTCTGCAAGCAACACGCCGAGGGTGTGTGGGCGGTTGTTGATGTTTCGATCGACACTGTCGGAGAAAATTCGCAGATGCAGAACTGCCGGAGACTTCCCTCTGGATGTGTGGTGCAGGATATGCCCAATGGCTATTCTAAG GTTACATGGGTGGAGCATACTGAATATGATGAGAGCGCAGTTCACCAGCTTTATCGGACTTTCATCAGCGCTGGGATGGGCTTTGGTTCGCAACGTTGGGTCGCCACCCTGCAACGCCAATGCGAGTGTCTCGCCATCCTCATGTCTTCCGCCGCCCCCTCTAGGGATCAAGCTG TAAGTGGTGCGGGAAGGAGGAGCATGCTGAAGCTAGCACAGCGCATGACCACCAACTTCTGTGCTGGTGTGTGTGCTTCCACAGTTCACAAATGGAACAAACTTCGTACTGAAAGTGTGGGCGAAGATGTCCGAGTCATGACTCGGAAGAGCATCGATGACCCTGGTGAGCCACCTGGAATCGTGCTTAGTGCCTCGACTTCCGTGTGGCTGCCGGTGTCGCCTCAGAGACTGTTCGATTTCCTTAGAAATGTAGGGTTTAGGTGCGAGTGGGATATCCTCTCAAATGGTGGACCAATGCAAGAAATGGCTCACATTGCCAAAGGACAGGATCATGGCAACTGCGTTTCCCTTCTACGTGCAAGT GCAATAAACGCAGACCAGAGCAACATGTTGATACTCCAGGAGACATGCATAGACGCAGCGGGGTCGCTTGTGGTGTACGCGCCAGTGGACAACCCGGCAATGCACGTGGTGCTCAACGGTGGAGATCCTGCTTACGTGGCGCTGCTTCCCTCTGGGTTCGCCATCGTAGCCGGTAGAGTGAACGGGTCACTTCTGACCGTGGCATTTCAAATCTTGGTGAATAGCCTCCCCTCGTCCAAGCTCACCCTCGAGTCCGTGGAGACCGTCAATAATCTCATATCGTGCACAGTGCAGAAAATCAAGGCTTCCCTTCACTGCGAGCCTTGA